A window of Verrucomicrobiia bacterium contains these coding sequences:
- a CDS encoding TlpA disulfide reductase family protein, which produces MKPTFSSLGNYRALIVPALAISLFACNVTLSRAQDAPASTSTNTTANADADAAWRLVRKAAQSPMPPTEWQTTPPTQEQAAKFYLPLLLKGADEAKDFYTKYPTHPKAADAHHIEYELLTIATTRFGDTTQTARLDALTAARANDPSLSPDEKLEMRMSALKPLFAKLPDSRPELLKKARALQKDFPDRPEAYQVMTSLMMESEGDDAKSLAQEIVNSSAPDEVKEQAKGVLKRMDSVGKPVDIQYTAVDGRAVDISKLKGKVVLVDFWATWCGPCMGELPNVKAAYAKLHPQGFEIVGISFDQDKGALEKTLKEKEMTWPQYFDGDGWKNKFGQQFGINSIPTMWLVDKKGNLRDLNARGELEEKVTKLLAEQ; this is translated from the coding sequence ATGAAACCAACCTTCTCCTCTCTCGGCAATTATCGCGCCCTCATCGTGCCCGCCTTGGCGATCAGTCTGTTCGCCTGCAACGTCACTTTGTCGCGCGCGCAAGATGCCCCCGCTTCGACCAGCACCAACACCACCGCCAATGCAGACGCCGATGCCGCGTGGCGCCTCGTGCGCAAGGCCGCCCAGTCTCCCATGCCGCCCACCGAGTGGCAAACCACCCCGCCCACTCAGGAACAGGCCGCCAAGTTTTATCTCCCCTTGCTCTTGAAAGGCGCCGACGAAGCCAAAGATTTTTACACCAAATATCCCACTCACCCGAAAGCCGCCGATGCCCACCACATCGAATACGAATTGCTGACCATCGCCACGACGCGTTTCGGCGATACCACCCAAACCGCGCGCCTGGATGCCCTCACCGCCGCGCGCGCGAACGATCCTTCATTGAGTCCCGATGAAAAATTGGAGATGCGTATGTCCGCGCTGAAACCATTGTTCGCGAAATTGCCCGACTCCCGACCTGAACTGTTGAAAAAAGCGCGCGCCTTGCAAAAAGATTTTCCCGACCGCCCTGAAGCGTATCAAGTCATGACCAGCCTCATGATGGAAAGTGAAGGCGACGACGCCAAATCTCTCGCCCAGGAAATCGTGAACAGTTCCGCGCCCGATGAAGTCAAGGAACAAGCCAAAGGCGTCCTCAAACGCATGGACAGTGTCGGCAAACCGGTGGACATCCAATACACCGCCGTGGACGGCCGCGCGGTGGACATCTCCAAGCTCAAAGGCAAAGTCGTGCTCGTGGATTTTTGGGCGACCTGGTGCGGCCCGTGCATGGGCGAATTGCCCAACGTCAAAGCCGCCTATGCCAAACTTCATCCTCAAGGATTTGAAATCGTCGGCATCAGCTTCGACCAGGATAAAGGCGCCCTCGAAAAAACCTTGAAGGAAAAAGAAATGACCTGGCCGCAATATTTCGACGGCGACGGCTGGAAAAATAAATTCGGCCAGCAATTCGGTATCAACAGCATTCCCACCATGTGGCTCGTGGACAAAAAAGGCAACCTCCGCGACCTAAACGCCCGCGGCGAACTCGAAGAAAAAGTCACCAAGCTCCTCGCCGAACAATAA
- a CDS encoding DR2241 family protein gives MSHIENPALKAFAAQIGHELALAQVLIRRCTPGYELLHLDDASAPPQSLRLIEIPAARALAQVTATGEFRPLKSAPTLQRGWRIAAKNDPDLETALSHLYPGAIADWYAAQSAQPPVTNYRDYTNRQSGMYRITTMLSDLAAAQVIQMICAPANCLKRRLWSVTGLAPDAPAQKSLIPCLEPCAILMESARVAVRAEQQSKTDMTKLAV, from the coding sequence GTGTCACACATCGAAAATCCCGCGCTCAAAGCCTTCGCCGCCCAAATCGGCCACGAACTTGCCCTCGCGCAAGTTCTCATCCGCCGATGCACGCCGGGTTACGAATTGCTGCACCTTGACGACGCCTCCGCGCCGCCCCAATCCTTGCGCCTCATCGAAATCCCCGCCGCCCGCGCGCTCGCACAAGTCACCGCCACCGGCGAATTCCGCCCCCTCAAATCCGCGCCCACTTTGCAACGTGGCTGGCGCATTGCCGCGAAAAACGACCCCGACCTCGAAACCGCCTTGAGCCATCTTTACCCCGGCGCCATCGCCGATTGGTATGCCGCCCAATCCGCCCAACCGCCCGTCACCAACTACCGCGATTACACCAACCGCCAATCCGGCATGTATCGCATCACCACCATGCTCTCCGACCTCGCCGCCGCGCAAGTCATCCAAATGATATGCGCCCCGGCGAATTGTTTGAAACGCCGCCTGTGGAGCGTTACCGGCCTCGCACCGGACGCCCCCGCACAAAAAAGCCTCATTCCCTGCCTCGAACCCTGCGCCATTCTGATGGAATCCGCCCGCGTCGCCGTGCGCGCCGAGCAACAATCAAAAACCGACATGACGAAACTTGCGGTCTAG
- a CDS encoding Gfo/Idh/MocA family oxidoreductase: MTDKQIQISRRSFLKTCSMTAAASGLPLWFVGRSLAEDASTGSAAKERPNIALIGCGGMGTGNAQDASRLGNLVAFCDPDEGHLNAAASRLAKGGNPGKYSDFRELLKRDDIHAVINATPDHWHSLINIAAANAKKDIYGQKPLTLCIAEGRHVIKAVRDNKVVFQTGSQQRSDRRFRLACELVRNGRIGKLEEVNVWVPAGAKGGPFHAQPVPKELNWDFWQGQTPSVDYMRERCHGTFRWWWDYAGGPVTDWGAHHNDIARWGIGQEGPLDVEAKVLNAPIPGGYTTPSEFAATLTWANGIKQTVKTTTDDTWSGGIVNPNGQRNGVKFIGSDGWIWVNRGTLDASKDEIIATPLPATATHLEVSNDHMKNFFDCMRSRKDPVASVEVGHYSAVIGHLIIIALRAGKKYQWDAAKEMFTGEGAEEANQHLSREMRKPYDYGFVA; this comes from the coding sequence ATGACTGATAAACAGATCCAAATTTCACGGCGGTCTTTTCTCAAAACATGTTCGATGACCGCGGCGGCGAGCGGGTTGCCGCTTTGGTTTGTTGGGCGCAGTTTGGCGGAGGATGCGTCCACGGGCAGCGCGGCGAAGGAGCGGCCGAATATTGCGCTCATCGGTTGCGGCGGGATGGGGACGGGGAATGCGCAGGATGCGTCGCGGCTGGGGAATCTGGTGGCGTTTTGTGATCCGGACGAGGGGCACTTGAATGCGGCGGCATCGAGGCTGGCGAAGGGCGGCAACCCGGGGAAGTATTCGGATTTTCGCGAGTTGTTGAAGCGGGATGATATTCACGCGGTCATCAATGCGACGCCGGACCATTGGCATTCGCTGATCAACATTGCGGCGGCGAATGCGAAGAAGGATATTTATGGGCAGAAGCCACTGACGTTGTGCATCGCGGAAGGGCGGCACGTGATCAAGGCGGTGCGCGATAACAAGGTGGTTTTTCAAACGGGCAGCCAGCAGCGGAGTGACCGGCGGTTTCGGCTCGCGTGCGAACTGGTGCGCAACGGACGCATCGGCAAGCTGGAGGAAGTGAATGTGTGGGTTCCGGCGGGCGCAAAGGGCGGGCCGTTCCATGCCCAGCCGGTGCCGAAGGAGTTGAATTGGGATTTCTGGCAGGGGCAGACGCCGAGTGTGGATTATATGCGCGAGCGTTGCCACGGGACGTTTCGCTGGTGGTGGGATTACGCGGGCGGCCCGGTGACGGATTGGGGCGCGCATCACAATGACATCGCGCGCTGGGGCATCGGACAGGAAGGGCCGCTGGACGTGGAGGCGAAGGTTTTGAATGCGCCGATTCCCGGTGGTTACACGACGCCGAGTGAATTTGCAGCGACGTTGACGTGGGCGAATGGCATCAAGCAAACGGTCAAGACGACGACGGATGATACATGGTCGGGAGGCATCGTGAATCCGAACGGGCAGCGCAACGGCGTGAAGTTCATCGGCTCGGACGGCTGGATCTGGGTGAATCGCGGGACGCTGGACGCGAGCAAGGATGAAATCATCGCGACGCCGTTGCCCGCGACGGCCACGCATCTCGAGGTGAGCAATGATCACATGAAAAATTTCTTTGATTGCATGCGTTCACGCAAAGACCCGGTGGCGAGCGTGGAAGTCGGCCATTACTCGGCGGTGATCGGGCACTTGATCATCATCGCCCTGCGCGCGGGGAAAAAATATCAGTGGGATGCGGCGAAGGAAATGTTCACGGGCGAAGGGGCGGAGGAGGCGAATCAGCATCTTAGTCGGGAGATGCGGAAGCCGTATGATTATGGGTTTGTCGCGTAA
- a CDS encoding MFS transporter, translated as MNIKTEIAPAPAPQKRAAAVVRNSTLGILFALSGCHLLNDSIQALIPAIYPILKDSFDLSFTQIGLITLTFQMVGSVFQPLIGLYTDKHPKPYSLVAGMAITLVGLIALALAPSYAAVLIAAAMVGMGSAIFHPESSRMARLASGGRHGFAQSLFQVGGNAGSSFGPLLAAGIIAKYGRREILWFTIIPFAGMLILARVGNWYKQHLAERRAGNFTEEHHHPVARAQVPIVLAILLCLMFSKFFYLASMTNYYTFYLINKFGVSVQQSQIYLFVFLFATAVGTIAGGPIGDKIGRKLVIWISILGMAPFALLLPHANLFWTIVLSVVNGMILASAFPAILVYATELLPGKVGAIAGLFFGFAFGMAGIASAVLGKLADATSIIFVIKVCSFLPLIGLMTAFLPNLKTDTHNVTLED; from the coding sequence GTGAATATAAAAACTGAAATCGCACCCGCGCCCGCTCCGCAGAAACGCGCCGCCGCCGTCGTGCGCAATTCCACCCTCGGCATCCTCTTCGCCCTCAGTGGATGCCACCTCCTCAACGATTCCATCCAGGCGCTCATCCCCGCGATCTATCCCATTCTCAAGGATTCCTTCGACCTCAGCTTCACGCAAATCGGCCTCATCACCCTGACCTTTCAAATGGTCGGCTCCGTTTTTCAGCCGCTCATCGGCCTTTATACCGACAAACATCCCAAGCCCTACTCACTCGTCGCCGGCATGGCCATCACGCTCGTCGGATTGATCGCGCTGGCGCTCGCGCCAAGTTATGCCGCCGTCCTCATAGCCGCGGCGATGGTCGGCATGGGCAGCGCCATTTTTCACCCTGAATCCTCACGCATGGCCCGGCTCGCTTCCGGCGGACGCCACGGCTTCGCGCAATCGCTCTTTCAAGTCGGCGGCAACGCGGGCAGTTCGTTCGGACCGCTCCTCGCCGCGGGCATCATCGCCAAATATGGCCGGCGCGAAATCCTTTGGTTCACGATCATCCCCTTCGCCGGGATGCTCATCCTCGCCCGCGTCGGCAACTGGTACAAGCAACACCTCGCCGAACGCCGCGCCGGCAATTTCACCGAGGAACATCATCATCCCGTCGCCAGGGCGCAGGTTCCCATCGTGCTCGCTATCTTGCTGTGCCTGATGTTCTCCAAATTCTTTTACCTCGCCTCGATGACGAACTACTACACGTTCTACCTCATCAACAAATTCGGCGTGAGCGTGCAGCAATCGCAGATTTATCTGTTTGTGTTCCTGTTCGCCACCGCCGTGGGAACCATCGCGGGCGGTCCCATCGGCGATAAAATCGGCCGCAAGCTCGTCATCTGGATTTCCATCCTAGGCATGGCGCCCTTTGCGCTCCTGCTGCCGCACGCCAATTTATTTTGGACCATCGTGCTCAGCGTCGTCAACGGCATGATCCTCGCGTCAGCCTTCCCGGCGATCCTGGTTTACGCCACCGAACTGCTGCCCGGCAAAGTAGGCGCCATCGCCGGATTATTTTTCGGCTTCGCGTTCGGCATGGCCGGCATCGCCTCCGCCGTGCTCGGCAAACTCGCCGACGCCACCAGCATCATCTTCGTGATCAAAGTCTGTTCGTTCCTGCCCTTGATCGGATTGATGACTGCGTTTCTGCCCAACCTTAAAACCGATACACATAACGTAACATTGGAAGATTGA
- a CDS encoding sigma-70 family RNA polymerase sigma factor, whose translation MARGEKYSPAKTTAASGGRNAAFATTHWSIVLEASRGELVQSAAAMEKLCQRYWYPIYAFVRRRGSDRQEAEDLTQAFFAHLLERDTLKKVDPKKGKFRTFLLASLSHFLANEWDKRQTWKRGGRAQTISLHEANAEEIYGREPIEPATPEKLFDRRWALLLVEAVLARLREEYANKPELFTRLEPALTGELSPGWYAEAAASLDMTEGALRVALHRLRRRFGELLRREIGQTVATETDIDDEIRQLFSAMTS comes from the coding sequence ATGGCTCGCGGCGAAAAATATTCCCCCGCTAAAACCACCGCCGCCTCCGGTGGCCGCAATGCCGCTTTCGCCACCACCCATTGGAGCATTGTCCTCGAAGCCAGCCGCGGCGAACTCGTCCAGTCCGCCGCCGCGATGGAAAAACTTTGCCAGCGTTATTGGTATCCTATCTATGCCTTCGTGCGACGCCGCGGCTCCGACCGCCAGGAGGCCGAAGACCTTACCCAGGCGTTCTTTGCGCATTTGCTTGAGCGCGATACCCTGAAGAAAGTGGATCCCAAGAAGGGCAAATTTCGCACCTTCCTGCTTGCTTCGTTGAGCCATTTTCTCGCCAACGAATGGGACAAACGCCAGACCTGGAAACGCGGCGGGCGCGCCCAAACCATTTCTCTCCACGAAGCCAATGCCGAGGAAATCTACGGCCGCGAACCCATCGAACCCGCCACGCCCGAAAAACTTTTCGACCGGCGCTGGGCCTTGCTCCTCGTCGAAGCCGTCCTCGCGCGCCTCCGCGAAGAGTATGCCAACAAGCCCGAACTTTTCACGCGGCTCGAACCCGCCCTGACCGGCGAACTTTCCCCCGGTTGGTACGCCGAAGCCGCCGCGTCGCTTGACATGACCGAAGGCGCGTTGCGGGTCGCGCTCCATCGGTTGCGACGCCGTTTTGGCGAATTGTTGCGCCGCGAAATCGGCCAAACCGTCGCCACCGAAACCGACATTGACGACGAAATCCGCCAGTTATTTTCCGCCATGACCAGTTGA
- a CDS encoding serine/threonine-protein kinase — MQKKCSSCGADLPPDAPGGHCVSCLLQLGLAAAESDAAESLSLKIGERIGRYKLLEQLGEGGCGIVFLAEQEEPVRRHVALKIIKLGMDTQQVIARFEAERQVLALLDHPNIAKVLDAGATETGRPFFVMELVRGVRITEYCDRQKLATRERLELFVQVCHAVQHAHQKGIVHRDLKPSNILVAESEGAPVPKIIDFGIAKSTEQRLAGQTFFTAFQQFIGTPAYMSPEQAGLMDIDTRSDIYSLGVLLYELLTGLAPFDAATLHQCALEEMLRFIRETEPPRPSTRVTSLSAPELNTVANCRRIEPGRLPRLLQGDLDLIVMKCLEKDRDRRYETVSGLGADLLHHLNDEPVTARAPGNAYRFQKWAQRHRTAFIAGSAILLSLLIGFGVSTFYFFKEREARHRAVAAEAVEHDLRVEAEKLRAAALAEAAKSREVAQFLETMLHGVAPSVAHGQDTTMLREILSQTTNRIARDLKSEPDVEAEVRYVLAEAYRDLHDYPAMAAMDRRALELLRPQPGIESREIARALAQLASAQLHLRDFPAAEATAREALALQRKLLGSQNPAVAATLGTLAFTLANQHRFSEAETADREALAITRKLPNISPIELAARIENLANDIAAQNRDPEAAQLFKESQNLKANP; from the coding sequence ATGCAAAAGAAATGCTCGAGTTGCGGAGCCGATTTGCCGCCCGACGCTCCCGGCGGCCATTGCGTTTCCTGTCTGCTGCAACTCGGCCTCGCCGCCGCTGAATCGGACGCCGCCGAATCGCTGTCTTTAAAAATCGGCGAACGCATTGGCCGTTACAAACTTCTCGAACAACTCGGCGAAGGCGGTTGCGGCATCGTTTTCCTTGCCGAACAGGAGGAACCCGTGCGACGCCACGTCGCGCTCAAGATCATCAAGCTCGGCATGGACACGCAGCAGGTCATCGCGCGCTTTGAAGCCGAGCGCCAGGTGCTCGCGCTTCTCGACCACCCGAACATCGCGAAAGTCCTCGACGCCGGCGCGACCGAAACCGGCCGTCCGTTTTTCGTGATGGAACTCGTTCGCGGCGTGAGGATCACCGAATATTGCGACCGCCAAAAACTGGCCACGCGCGAGCGCCTTGAATTATTCGTCCAGGTTTGCCACGCCGTTCAACACGCGCATCAAAAGGGCATCGTCCACCGCGACCTCAAGCCGTCGAACATTCTCGTCGCCGAAAGCGAAGGCGCACCCGTCCCCAAGATCATAGATTTCGGCATCGCCAAATCCACCGAGCAACGCCTCGCGGGTCAGACTTTTTTCACCGCCTTCCAGCAATTCATCGGCACGCCCGCCTACATGAGCCCCGAGCAAGCCGGCCTGATGGATATTGATACCCGTAGCGATATTTATTCGCTCGGCGTCCTGCTCTATGAACTGCTGACCGGTCTCGCGCCGTTCGATGCCGCCACGCTTCATCAATGCGCGCTCGAAGAAATGCTCCGTTTCATCCGCGAAACCGAACCGCCGCGCCCTTCCACACGCGTCACGAGTCTCAGCGCGCCCGAACTCAACACCGTCGCCAACTGCCGCCGCATTGAACCCGGCCGCCTCCCGCGCCTGTTGCAAGGCGACCTCGATTTGATCGTGATGAAGTGTCTCGAGAAAGATCGCGACCGCCGTTACGAAACCGTCTCCGGCCTCGGTGCGGATTTGCTGCATCATCTCAATGATGAACCCGTCACCGCGCGCGCGCCCGGTAATGCCTATCGTTTCCAAAAATGGGCGCAACGCCATCGCACCGCGTTCATCGCGGGCAGCGCCATTTTGCTTTCACTCCTCATCGGCTTTGGCGTTTCCACGTTTTACTTTTTCAAGGAACGCGAAGCCCGCCATCGCGCCGTCGCCGCGGAAGCGGTGGAACACGACCTCCGCGTGGAAGCTGAAAAACTTCGCGCCGCCGCGCTCGCCGAAGCCGCCAAGAGCCGCGAAGTGGCGCAATTTTTGGAAACGATGTTGCATGGCGTCGCACCGTCCGTAGCACACGGGCAGGATACGACGATGCTCCGCGAAATCCTTTCGCAAACGACCAACCGCATCGCGCGCGATTTGAAAAGCGAACCCGACGTCGAAGCCGAAGTTCGTTATGTCTTGGCCGAAGCCTACCGCGACCTTCATGATTACCCGGCGATGGCTGCGATGGACCGCCGCGCCCTCGAACTACTCCGCCCGCAACCCGGCATTGAAAGCCGTGAAATTGCCCGCGCCCTCGCCCAACTCGCCAGCGCGCAACTGCATCTCCGCGATTTCCCTGCTGCCGAAGCCACCGCCCGCGAAGCCCTCGCCCTGCAAAGAAAACTTCTCGGCAGCCAAAACCCCGCCGTCGCCGCCACCTTGGGAACCCTCGCCTTCACCCTCGCCAATCAACACCGCTTCTCCGAAGCCGAAACCGCCGACCGCGAAGCCTTGGCCATCACCCGCAAGCTCCCAAATATTTCCCCCATCGAACTTGCCGCTCGCATCGAAAACCTCGCCAACGACATCGCCGCCCAAAACCGCGACCCCGAAGCTGCCCAGCTTTTTAAAGAATCTCAAAACTTAAAAGCCAATCCATAA
- a CDS encoding MarR family transcriptional regulator, with protein sequence MASENPARGKVGSRAATENLPADDPGRRRLPSLLRRCWFNLNQTFRRRIHHTGITPDQFTVMRTLLEGDAKGMTQRELTDMMSSDPNTIASLLERMDKVGLVERKAHERDRRAYRISLKPLGRRKYDEVREIALTLQMEILSVLPTEKQEEFLKHLGLVADASRLAAEKVGK encoded by the coding sequence ATGGCATCCGAAAATCCAGCGAGGGGCAAAGTGGGAAGTCGGGCGGCGACGGAGAATTTGCCGGCGGACGATCCGGGCCGCCGGCGGCTGCCATCGTTGTTACGGCGCTGCTGGTTCAACCTCAACCAGACATTTCGCCGGCGCATTCATCATACGGGCATTACGCCGGACCAATTCACAGTCATGCGTACCTTGCTCGAAGGCGATGCCAAGGGCATGACGCAGCGCGAACTCACGGACATGATGAGCAGCGATCCCAATACCATCGCTTCATTATTGGAACGCATGGATAAGGTGGGCCTCGTGGAACGCAAAGCGCATGAGCGCGATCGTCGCGCTTACCGCATTAGTCTCAAGCCATTGGGGCGCAGGAAGTATGACGAAGTGCGCGAGATTGCGTTGACATTGCAGATGGAGATTTTGTCGGTGTTGCCAACGGAAAAGCAGGAGGAATTTTTGAAGCATCTGGGTTTGGTCGCGGATGCGTCGAGGCTGGCGGCGGAGAAGGTGGGAAAGTGA
- a CDS encoding PQQ-binding-like beta-propeller repeat protein, which produces MKMTIRFSARLLGFALSTVIPLAAAHAAPVKGWLNWRGPQQNGTSLETGLPDTVDPQHPLWVADLPGQSTPVIANGRLYIMGYLGDGENLQEGVLAYDAETGKELWRQLFNDFLSDTIYLRYGTSSPAVDPETGNVFMQGTQGILAAFTPDGKMLWQHSLMEEYGRLTFPNSRTASPVIEGDLVITRGITANWGGNGPGADRFYAFDKKTGELVWASTPGAQPKDNSFSHPVIGTLDGKRVLYSATGDGAAICLNVLTGEPIWRVPLTKAGINSAVLVHNNDKVICIYGTPYEPGQLVALKIPHVSPPNAAAAPVVVERKASQIWADDISTSTSSPILVGDRVYVVSEKGDLYCVNANDGTILWKLKIGIEERNSCPIFADGKIYVPMLDDPAAKVEGSGESGTKGALYIIKPTDQQGEILAHVSLDGRCFGTPTPYNGKVYIQTTRHVYCFGKPGNNPGLAPEPAAEPAPTVGPATQLQIIPAEVLMRPGQTEPFRVRSLDAHGYTVEEFKDLSNVKFASFIPPTAKVKSTMKASFNAQGQLVATAEEAPSAGAFQASVGNLKGYMRGRILPYLPIKQNFEWATNLSETNLADGGAMFAYPPLPWIGARLKFEVRDLDGNKVLAKTLDNPFFQRATVFIGEPSTKNYTMEADIMSEGNKRVMSEIGLVNQRYYIVLKSNDHKLEVNSTQELFRHDTDFTPVANTWYHLKTRVDVAADGSGVVRAKIWKKADPEPGAWTIEVPHQHANECGSPGFFAFAPQKRVYIDNITVTPNN; this is translated from the coding sequence ATGAAAATGACTATTCGCTTTTCTGCCCGCCTGCTCGGCTTCGCGCTTTCCACCGTCATCCCGCTTGCCGCCGCCCACGCCGCACCCGTCAAAGGCTGGCTGAATTGGCGCGGCCCCCAGCAAAATGGCACGTCGCTCGAAACCGGTTTGCCCGACACCGTTGATCCCCAGCACCCGCTTTGGGTCGCCGACCTGCCCGGCCAATCCACCCCCGTCATTGCCAATGGCCGTCTTTATATCATGGGCTATCTCGGCGATGGCGAAAATCTTCAGGAAGGTGTCCTCGCCTACGATGCCGAGACCGGCAAGGAACTTTGGCGCCAGCTTTTTAATGATTTCCTGAGCGATACTATTTATCTCCGTTACGGCACTTCCAGCCCCGCCGTGGATCCTGAAACCGGCAATGTCTTCATGCAAGGCACGCAAGGCATCCTCGCCGCCTTCACGCCCGACGGCAAAATGCTTTGGCAACATTCCCTCATGGAAGAGTATGGTCGCCTGACTTTCCCCAACAGCCGCACCGCCTCGCCCGTGATTGAAGGCGACCTCGTCATCACCCGCGGCATCACCGCCAACTGGGGCGGCAACGGCCCCGGCGCGGATCGTTTTTACGCTTTTGACAAAAAAACCGGCGAATTAGTTTGGGCCTCGACTCCCGGCGCGCAACCCAAGGACAATTCTTTCTCCCACCCCGTCATCGGCACGCTCGACGGCAAGCGCGTCCTCTACTCCGCCACGGGCGATGGCGCGGCCATCTGCCTCAATGTCCTTACCGGCGAACCGATTTGGCGCGTGCCGCTGACCAAGGCGGGCATCAACTCCGCCGTGCTCGTCCACAATAACGACAAAGTCATCTGCATTTACGGCACGCCTTACGAACCCGGCCAGTTGGTCGCGCTGAAGATTCCCCATGTCTCGCCCCCAAATGCCGCCGCCGCCCCCGTGGTCGTGGAACGCAAGGCATCGCAAATTTGGGCCGATGACATTTCCACCTCCACCAGTTCGCCCATCCTCGTCGGCGACCGCGTCTACGTCGTCAGTGAAAAAGGCGACCTCTACTGCGTGAACGCCAACGACGGCACGATTCTTTGGAAACTCAAAATCGGCATCGAAGAGCGTAATTCCTGCCCCATCTTCGCCGACGGCAAAATCTACGTCCCCATGCTCGACGACCCCGCCGCGAAGGTCGAAGGCTCCGGTGAGTCCGGCACCAAGGGCGCGCTCTACATCATCAAGCCCACTGACCAGCAAGGCGAAATCCTCGCGCACGTCTCGCTCGATGGCCGCTGCTTCGGCACGCCCACGCCTTACAACGGCAAGGTATATATCCAAACCACCCGCCATGTTTATTGCTTCGGCAAACCCGGCAATAATCCCGGCCTCGCGCCCGAACCCGCCGCCGAACCCGCGCCCACCGTCGGCCCCGCCACGCAATTACAGATCATCCCCGCCGAAGTCCTCATGCGCCCCGGCCAAACCGAGCCTTTCCGCGTGCGTTCACTTGATGCCCATGGTTACACCGTCGAGGAATTCAAAGACCTCTCGAACGTGAAATTTGCTTCCTTCATTCCGCCCACAGCGAAAGTCAAATCCACGATGAAAGCCAGCTTCAACGCCCAGGGCCAGCTCGTCGCCACCGCCGAGGAAGCTCCTTCCGCCGGCGCTTTTCAAGCTTCCGTTGGCAATCTCAAAGGTTATATGCGCGGTCGCATCCTGCCTTACCTGCCGATCAAACAAAATTTTGAGTGGGCCACCAATCTCAGTGAAACCAATCTCGCCGACGGCGGCGCGATGTTTGCCTATCCGCCGTTGCCGTGGATTGGCGCGCGTTTGAAATTTGAGGTTCGCGATCTCGACGGCAATAAAGTCCTCGCCAAGACCCTCGACAATCCTTTCTTCCAGCGCGCCACCGTTTTCATCGGCGAGCCGTCCACGAAAAATTACACGATGGAAGCCGACATCATGAGCGAAGGCAACAAGCGCGTTATGTCCGAGATTGGCTTGGTCAACCAGCGCTATTACATCGTTCTGAAAAGCAACGACCACAAACTCGAAGTGAATTCAACCCAGGAATTGTTCCGCCACGACACTGATTTCACTCCCGTCGCCAATACCTGGTATCATCTCAAGACTCGCGTGGATGTCGCCGCCGACGGCTCCGGCGTGGTGCGCGCCAAGATTTGGAAAAAAGCCGACCCCGAACCCGGCGCATGGACCATCGAAGTCCCGCACCAACATGCCAACGAATGCGGTTCGCCCGGCTTCTTCGCTTTTGCCCCGCAGAAACGTGTCTATATTGACAACATCACCGTCACGCCAAATAACTGA